One Polaribacter sp. SA4-12 genomic window carries:
- a CDS encoding THC0290_0291 family protein, producing the protein MKTPITIIFFVIVSILEFKAQHLTHDIGTFVGSTSLQTDYGQRGNFASEWNNNGKTFSVAHYLSFYNNNIRWDPHDVIHNHLMVKTELQYLKNADFRHYGEWAQRDSYGGEQLRAMKGTIRMLDVGLSVEYFLYPLEEFVYPYSNTLFNPFVTFGVKYSFFTNSLTSDLGDWHEDISVLPQKYTLKNALDIGDGEAVSLSFGLGTRYKLAPKLDLVAQFTYQYFFSDTIDGLQAPVVENKNNEWLLNIQFGLVYHLNYNTPLFY; encoded by the coding sequence TTGAAAACCCCTATAACAATTATTTTTTTTGTAATTGTTTCTATTCTAGAATTTAAGGCTCAACACTTAACCCATGATATTGGGACATTTGTTGGATCTACTAGTTTACAAACAGATTACGGGCAAAGAGGAAACTTTGCCAGCGAATGGAATAACAATGGAAAGACATTTTCTGTTGCGCACTACCTTAGTTTTTATAACAATAATATAAGGTGGGATCCACATGATGTGATTCATAACCACTTAATGGTTAAGACAGAATTGCAATATCTTAAAAATGCTGATTTTCGGCATTATGGTGAATGGGCACAACGTGATTCCTATGGAGGCGAACAACTGAGAGCCATGAAAGGCACAATACGAATGTTAGATGTTGGTTTAAGCGTAGAATATTTTTTGTATCCACTAGAAGAATTTGTGTATCCTTATAGTAATACCTTGTTCAATCCTTTCGTTACATTTGGAGTAAAATATTCCTTTTTTACAAATAGTTTAACTTCTGACTTAGGAGACTGGCATGAAGATATTAGTGTTTTACCTCAAAAATACACGCTTAAGAACGCCTTAGATATTGGTGATGGTGAAGCTGTTTCTTTAAGTTTTGGCTTGGGAACAAGATATAAGTTAGCTCCAAAACTTGATTTAGTTGCACAATTTACATATCAATATTTCTTTTCTGATACTATTGATGGTTTACAAGCGCCAGTTGTTGAAAACAAAAATAATGAATGGTTACTAAATATTCAGTTTGGTTTGGTTTATCATCTAAACTATAATACACCATTATTCTATTAA
- a CDS encoding DinB family protein has translation MKIQFDVLRKSRDLVLKELEGLTLEQIHTIPTGFKNNIAWNVAHLVVTQQVLHYKLSGLNCLCPDDLIDAHKKGTSPTKTFTEEEFEEVKELLMGLPDTLQEDFEAGIFENYTEYPTSTGFVLSSIENAIAFNNFHEGIHYGIIRSIKKFL, from the coding sequence ATGAAAATACAATTTGATGTTTTAAGAAAATCTCGCGATCTCGTTTTAAAAGAACTAGAAGGATTAACTTTAGAGCAAATTCATACAATTCCTACAGGGTTTAAAAATAATATTGCTTGGAATGTCGCACATTTAGTAGTTACACAACAAGTTTTGCATTATAAATTATCTGGTTTAAACTGTTTATGTCCAGACGATTTAATTGACGCTCACAAAAAAGGAACTTCACCAACTAAAACCTTTACAGAAGAAGAGTTTGAAGAGGTAAAAGAATTGTTAATGGGCTTGCCAGATACGTTACAAGAAGATTTTGAAGCAGGTATTTTTGAGAATTATACCGAATATCCTACAAGTACAGGTTTCGTTTTAAGTTCAATAGAAAACGCAATTGCTTTTAATAATTTCCATGAAGGAATCCACTACGGAATTATTAGATCGATTAAGAAATTTTTATAG
- a CDS encoding arsenate reductase family protein: MKKVYFLQTCDTCRRILKEVNTDGFERQEIKANNITATQLEEMYTLSGSYEALFNKRANLYKSMDLKNQVLSEADYKQFLLDEYTFLKRPVFIVDKEIFIGNSKKVIENLKEKIG; this comes from the coding sequence ATGAAGAAAGTATATTTTTTACAAACTTGTGATACTTGCCGTAGAATTTTAAAAGAGGTAAATACGGATGGTTTTGAACGACAAGAAATAAAAGCAAACAATATTACTGCTACTCAATTAGAAGAAATGTATACACTTTCTGGTAGTTATGAAGCACTTTTTAATAAACGCGCAAATCTATATAAGTCTATGGATTTAAAAAATCAGGTTTTGTCTGAAGCTGATTATAAACAGTTTCTTTTGGATGAATACACGTTTTTAAAACGTCCTGTTTTTATTGTTGATAAAGAAATTTTTATTGGAAATAGTAAAAAAGTAATTGAAAATTTAAAAGAGAAGATCGGTTAA
- a CDS encoding DUF4252 domain-containing protein, which yields MKHLATIFFALLITTVSAQEAAFKKFYQVNKDKSTFSINLSASLAGSFLDDENDGDLMNIIKKSSDFKLMIFDNEDNVIATDFKKFRRKNKLKTLARVKDNGSKAELYFIEKNDYIREIIIRTNSDNDKLVLFGVKTKITKDELAAMISSSDINISSK from the coding sequence ATGAAACATTTAGCAACAATTTTTTTCGCACTTTTAATTACTACTGTTTCTGCACAAGAAGCAGCATTTAAAAAGTTCTACCAAGTCAATAAAGACAAATCAACTTTTTCAATTAATTTATCAGCATCATTAGCAGGTTCATTTTTAGATGATGAAAATGATGGCGATTTAATGAATATCATAAAAAAATCTAGCGATTTTAAATTGATGATTTTTGATAATGAAGACAATGTTATTGCAACAGACTTTAAAAAATTCAGAAGAAAGAACAAGCTAAAAACGCTTGCCAGAGTAAAAGATAATGGAAGTAAAGCCGAATTATATTTTATTGAAAAGAATGATTACATCCGAGAAATTATCATAAGAACAAATAGTGATAATGATAAATTGGTGCTATTTGGTGTAAAAACTAAAATAACAAAAGACGAATTAGCTGCTATGATCTCTTCTTCGGATATAAATATCTCATCAAAATAA
- a CDS encoding glycosyltransferase family 4 protein — translation MKPILIHTHFHKRRTGVTRSIENVLPFFDEKFENYIYGYNVEGNKISSSKLKSLLFSKREVVVHCHRNNEIIRMLIYRAFGAKFKLIATRHAETKPSKLTLKLLKSADNVVTLINSMSEKLGLENTIVGHGVNVDLFLPDSTKKLPDIQQENIILCAGRVRKAKGQVVLLEAAKVLKEDSNWALVIVGKIDKPVFLEELKVIAKKHEIENQVYFVDETSDIISYYQASKIAVVPSFSEGFSLVTAEAMSCGCSVIATKNVGVHSSLISHSKNSYLFEAGDVSELEELMSKSINNEIPHLGKQAREEILKNWSAKKEAENLMKVYQKS, via the coding sequence TTGAAACCAATTTTAATACATACACATTTTCATAAGCGCAGAACTGGAGTTACCAGAAGTATAGAAAATGTACTGCCTTTTTTTGATGAAAAGTTCGAAAATTATATTTATGGTTATAATGTTGAGGGAAATAAAATTTCTTCATCAAAACTAAAATCATTGTTATTTTCTAAGAGAGAAGTTGTGGTTCATTGCCATAGAAATAACGAAATTATTAGAATGCTTATTTATAGAGCATTTGGCGCAAAATTTAAATTGATTGCTACACGTCATGCAGAAACTAAACCATCTAAACTTACTTTAAAACTATTAAAAAGTGCAGACAATGTTGTTACGCTGATTAATAGTATGAGTGAAAAATTAGGTTTAGAAAATACAATTGTTGGTCATGGAGTAAATGTTGATTTATTCTTACCAGATAGCACTAAAAAGCTCCCGGATATTCAACAAGAAAATATTATTTTATGTGCAGGAAGAGTTCGTAAAGCAAAAGGGCAAGTTGTTTTATTGGAAGCTGCAAAGGTTTTAAAAGAGGATAGCAATTGGGCGTTAGTAATTGTTGGTAAAATTGATAAACCTGTTTTTTTAGAAGAACTTAAAGTAATCGCAAAAAAGCACGAGATAGAAAATCAAGTTTATTTTGTTGATGAAACTTCAGATATTATTTCTTATTATCAAGCATCAAAAATTGCCGTTGTTCCAAGTTTTTCAGAAGGATTTTCTTTAGTAACAGCAGAAGCAATGTCTTGTGGTTGTTCTGTAATTGCAACTAAAAATGTTGGCGTTCATTCATCATTAATATCACATTCTAAAAACAGCTATTTATTTGAAGCAGGTGACGTTTCTGAATTAGAAGAACTGATGTCTAAATCGATAAATAATGAAATTCCACATCTAGGAAAACAAGCTAGAGAAGAAATTTTAAAAAATTGGAGTGCTAAGAAAGAAGCAGAAAACTTAATGAAAGTGTATCAAAAAAGTTAG
- a CDS encoding thymidine kinase, producing MFLENTVNHTEQFGWIEVICGSMFSGKTEELIRRLKRAQFAKQSVEIFKPAVDTRYDDEEVVSHNDNRIRSTPVPVASNIRLLASDVDVVGIDEAQFFDDEIVAVCNDLANRGVRVIVAGLDMDFKGNPFGPMPALMATAEYVTKVHAVCTHTGNLAHYSFRKAQNDDLVMLGETQEYEPLSRAAYYKALKSQKAEKTSEKENNTDE from the coding sequence ATGTTTCTCGAAAATACAGTAAATCATACAGAACAATTTGGTTGGATTGAGGTAATTTGTGGCTCAATGTTTTCTGGAAAAACAGAAGAATTAATTAGAAGGTTAAAACGTGCTCAATTTGCAAAGCAAAGTGTAGAGATTTTTAAACCCGCTGTAGACACTCGTTACGACGATGAAGAGGTTGTTTCTCATAACGACAATAGAATTCGTTCTACTCCTGTACCTGTTGCCTCAAATATTCGTTTGTTAGCAAGTGATGTTGATGTTGTTGGTATTGATGAAGCTCAGTTTTTTGATGATGAAATTGTTGCAGTTTGTAACGATTTAGCAAACAGAGGAGTTAGAGTAATTGTTGCTGGTTTAGATATGGATTTTAAAGGAAATCCTTTTGGGCCAATGCCAGCTTTAATGGCTACTGCTGAATATGTAACAAAAGTGCATGCCGTTTGCACACATACAGGTAATTTAGCTCATTATAGTTTTAGAAAAGCGCAAAATGATGACTTAGTGATGTTGGGCGAAACTCAAGAATATGAGCCTTTAAGTAGAGCTGCTTACTACAAAGCTTTGAAAAGCCAGAAAGCAGAAAAAACTTCTGAAAAAGAAAATAATACAGATGAATAA
- the alr gene encoding alanine racemase: MNNHVTILEIDGNAILHNLNYFKEKLKPETKILAVVKAFGYGSDAVQIAKFLEDKVDYFAVAYANEGIALREAKIETPILVLHPQTQNLQSIVDYRLEPNLYSFKIFNAFLKLADEIPLMNYPIHIKFNTGLNRLGFWHTDIPKIISSLKETTHVKVHSLFSHLAASEDLEEKDFTINQINNFAYIAQQFYKHLGYEPMLHVLNTSGVVNYPKAQFDMVRIGIGLYGFGNDEKETSQLKNTHNLKSIISQIHLIEPGETVGYNRAFVAKKPTKTATIPIGHADGLSRRLGNKKGFVLINNQKAPIVGNVCMDMIMVNITKIDCKEGDEVIIFNNQEMIQYIADVSETIPYETLTAISQRVNKMLKV; encoded by the coding sequence ATGAATAATCATGTTACTATATTAGAAATTGATGGAAATGCAATCTTGCATAACCTAAATTATTTTAAAGAAAAACTAAAACCAGAAACAAAAATTTTGGCTGTTGTTAAAGCTTTTGGATATGGAAGTGATGCAGTACAAATTGCTAAATTCTTAGAAGATAAAGTAGATTATTTTGCGGTAGCTTATGCTAATGAAGGAATCGCTTTACGTGAAGCAAAAATTGAAACTCCTATTTTAGTTTTACATCCTCAAACACAAAACTTACAATCTATTGTAGATTATAGACTAGAACCGAACTTATATAGTTTTAAAATATTTAATGCTTTTTTAAAACTAGCTGATGAAATTCCGTTAATGAATTACCCAATTCATATAAAATTTAATACAGGATTAAATAGATTGGGTTTTTGGCATACAGATATTCCTAAAATAATTTCTAGTTTAAAAGAAACTACACATGTAAAAGTACATTCTTTATTCTCTCATTTGGCAGCTAGTGAAGATCTTGAAGAAAAAGATTTTACAATCAATCAGATTAACAATTTTGCATACATAGCACAACAGTTCTACAAACATTTAGGTTACGAACCAATGTTACATGTTTTAAATACTTCTGGAGTTGTAAACTACCCAAAAGCACAATTTGATATGGTGAGAATTGGAATTGGTCTCTATGGTTTTGGGAATGATGAAAAGGAAACGAGTCAACTTAAAAACACGCATAATTTAAAATCAATTATTTCTCAAATTCACTTAATCGAACCTGGAGAAACAGTAGGTTATAACAGAGCTTTCGTTGCAAAAAAACCAACAAAAACAGCTACGATTCCTATTGGTCATGCAGATGGTTTGTCTAGAAGATTAGGAAATAAAAAAGGATTTGTACTTATCAATAATCAGAAAGCACCAATAGTTGGTAACGTTTGTATGGATATGATTATGGTAAATATTACCAAAATTGATTGTAAAGAAGGTGATGAAGTTATCATTTTTAACAATCAAGAAATGATACAATATATTGCTGATGTTTCTGAAACAATCCCTTACGAAACCTTGACCGCAATTTCTCAACGTGTTAACAAAATGTTAAAAGTCTAA
- the mscL gene encoding large conductance mechanosensitive channel protein MscL encodes MLKEFKDFITGGNVIEFAVAVIMAGAIGAVVKGFVSNIVMPVVGLFTGGVSLADQKHVLSEAILDAAGKVTTPENAITYGAWIDTIINLIIVGFVMFMIVKAYNKTKKKEEAAPAAPKGPSQEDLLSEIRDLLAKK; translated from the coding sequence ATGTTAAAAGAATTTAAAGATTTTATTACTGGTGGTAATGTAATTGAATTTGCAGTTGCAGTAATTATGGCTGGCGCAATTGGTGCTGTTGTAAAAGGATTTGTAAGTAATATTGTTATGCCAGTTGTAGGTTTATTTACAGGAGGCGTAAGTTTAGCAGATCAAAAACATGTTTTATCTGAAGCAATTTTAGATGCAGCAGGTAAAGTAACAACTCCAGAAAACGCAATTACTTATGGTGCTTGGATTGATACTATTATCAACTTAATCATTGTTGGTTTTGTAATGTTTATGATTGTAAAAGCATACAACAAGACTAAAAAGAAAGAAGAAGCAGCTCCTGCAGCTCCAAAAGGACCAAGTCAAGAAGACTTGTTATCTGAAATTAGAGATTTATTAGCTAAGAAATAA
- the truB gene encoding tRNA pseudouridine(55) synthase TruB encodes MNIEEYQNGQVLLIDKPLNWTSFQVVNKLRWEIRQRFNIKKIKVGHAGTLDPLATGLLIICTGKQTKEIHIYQGQVKEYTGTFTIGATTPSYDLETEVDKTYPTEHITEELLHETTKQFVGEIQQKPPIFSAIKKDGKRLYELARKGETTEINARTVTISEFEITKINLPEVEFRVVCSKGTYIRSLAYDFGLALNSGAHLSALRRTKIGDFSVDKGLSVEGFIEGLKGD; translated from the coding sequence ATGAATATTGAAGAGTATCAAAATGGTCAGGTTTTATTGATTGATAAACCTTTAAACTGGACCTCATTTCAAGTAGTAAATAAACTTCGTTGGGAAATAAGGCAACGCTTTAATATCAAAAAAATTAAAGTTGGTCACGCAGGTACATTAGATCCTTTAGCAACTGGGTTGTTAATTATTTGTACAGGTAAACAAACCAAAGAAATACATATCTATCAAGGTCAGGTAAAAGAATATACAGGTACTTTTACAATTGGTGCTACAACTCCTAGTTACGATTTAGAGACTGAAGTAGATAAAACATATCCAACAGAACATATTACAGAAGAATTATTACACGAAACAACAAAACAGTTTGTTGGTGAAATTCAGCAAAAACCACCTATTTTCTCTGCTATAAAAAAAGACGGTAAGCGTTTATATGAATTGGCTAGAAAAGGTGAAACTACAGAGATTAACGCAAGAACAGTAACGATATCAGAATTTGAAATAACAAAAATAAATTTACCAGAAGTAGAGTTCAGAGTGGTTTGTAGTAAAGGAACTTATATTAGATCTTTAGCCTATGATTTTGGATTAGCTTTAAATTCTGGCGCACATTTATCTGCATTGAGAAGAACTAAAATTGGTGATTTTTCTGTTGATAAAGGACTTTCTGTGGAGGGTTTTATAGAAGGTTTAAAAGGTGATTAA
- a CDS encoding undecaprenyl-diphosphate phosphatase, with translation MNLLETIILAVIEGITEYLPVSSTGHMIIASSFMRIATDDFTKLFTIVIQLGAILSVVVLYWKRFFQSVDFYFKLLVAFIPAVVLGLLLNDFIDSLLESPVTVAISLIIGGFILLKVDDWFKENEVYDAENPTAHTEISYMTALKIGFFQCLAMIPGTSRSGASIVGGMTQKINRKTAAEFSFFLAVPTMFGATAYKIYKYYKAGFVLSSDQINYLIIGNIIAFVVALIAIKSFIDYLSKKGFKIFGYYRIVLGIALLVIHFFIYKLTI, from the coding sequence ATGAATTTATTAGAAACTATAATTTTAGCTGTTATTGAAGGAATAACAGAATATTTACCTGTATCATCAACAGGACATATGATTATCGCTTCGTCTTTTATGCGAATTGCTACAGACGATTTTACCAAACTTTTTACCATTGTAATTCAACTAGGTGCAATCTTGTCTGTTGTTGTTTTATATTGGAAACGCTTTTTTCAAAGTGTGGATTTCTACTTTAAATTATTAGTAGCATTTATTCCTGCTGTAGTTTTAGGTTTATTATTAAACGATTTTATAGATAGCCTTTTAGAGAGCCCTGTAACTGTTGCTATTTCATTAATAATAGGGGGTTTTATTCTATTAAAAGTTGATGATTGGTTTAAAGAAAATGAAGTATATGATGCCGAAAACCCAACTGCTCACACAGAGATAAGCTATATGACTGCTTTAAAAATTGGTTTCTTTCAATGTTTAGCAATGATTCCTGGTACTTCTAGAAGTGGTGCGAGTATTGTTGGTGGAATGACACAAAAAATCAATAGAAAAACTGCTGCAGAATTTTCATTTTTCTTAGCAGTACCAACAATGTTTGGTGCAACAGCTTATAAAATATATAAATATTATAAGGCAGGTTTTGTGTTGTCTTCAGACCAAATTAATTATCTAATTATTGGAAATATTATTGCTTTTGTAGTAGCTTTAATTGCTATTAAATCTTTTATCGATTATTTAAGTAAAAAAGGATTTAAAATTTTTGGTTATTACAGAATTGTTTTAGGAATCGCTTTGTTAGTCATTCATTTTTTTATTTATAAATTGACTATTTAA
- a CDS encoding DUF3098 domain-containing protein has protein sequence MENENIQKPTFLFGKRNYMIMIVGIIFITLGFIFMSGGGSDNPEVFNEEIYNWQRIRLAPTLVIIGLAIEIYAILANPKK, from the coding sequence ATGGAAAACGAAAATATACAAAAACCAACTTTTTTATTTGGTAAAAGAAATTACATGATAATGATTGTTGGTATCATATTTATTACTCTTGGCTTTATATTTATGTCTGGAGGAGGAAGTGATAATCCAGAAGTTTTTAATGAAGAAATCTACAACTGGCAACGTATTCGTTTAGCACCAACATTAGTAATTATTGGTTTAGCAATAGAGATTTACGCTATTTTAGCAAACCCTAAAAAATAA
- a CDS encoding cell division protein FtsX, whose product MSSKFDSYQKRRLQSSYFSVVISIALVLFMVGVLGLVLLKSTLVANRVKEKVAITLFLKDDVSTKNRNDLKASLQKEEFTKRIIYTSKEKAAKIYSKEIGEDFLKFLGKNPLKNGIDIYLKADFVTPEKMQELEERFLKNAFVADVSYDKPLINLLTKNIKRISFWLLVFSGFFGLVSMILINSSIRLSIYSKRFNIKTMQMVGATKGFIRKPFIWRGIRLGMIGAIIALIGLAFVVYYIDKYAPSLELIKDYVTLGYLVGGVLISAFLITLISTFFATQRFLNLQTDELYY is encoded by the coding sequence ATGTCCTCCAAATTTGATTCTTATCAAAAACGACGACTGCAATCTTCTTACTTTTCAGTAGTAATAAGTATTGCTTTAGTTCTTTTTATGGTTGGTGTTTTAGGGCTGGTTTTATTAAAATCAACTTTAGTTGCAAACCGTGTAAAAGAAAAAGTAGCCATAACTTTATTTTTAAAGGATGATGTTTCTACTAAAAATAGAAACGATTTAAAAGCATCTTTACAAAAGGAGGAATTTACTAAGAGAATTATTTATACAAGTAAAGAAAAGGCTGCGAAAATTTACAGTAAAGAAATTGGTGAAGATTTTCTGAAATTTTTAGGAAAAAATCCACTAAAAAATGGAATAGATATTTATCTGAAAGCAGATTTTGTTACTCCAGAAAAAATGCAAGAATTGGAAGAGCGTTTTCTTAAAAATGCTTTTGTAGCGGATGTTTCTTATGATAAACCATTAATTAATTTACTAACTAAAAATATAAAAAGAATTAGTTTTTGGCTATTAGTTTTTAGCGGGTTTTTTGGTTTAGTATCAATGATTTTAATTAATAGTTCAATTAGGCTTTCTATTTACTCTAAACGTTTTAATATAAAAACCATGCAAATGGTTGGCGCCACTAAAGGATTTATCAGAAAACCTTTTATTTGGCGAGGTATAAGATTAGGAATGATTGGCGCAATTATAGCACTAATAGGATTGGCATTTGTTGTCTATTATATAGATAAATATGCACCAAGTTTAGAACTAATTAAAGATTATGTTACTTTAGGATATTTAGTTGGAGGCGTTTTAATTTCAGCTTTTTTAATTACTTTGATAAGTACTTTTTTTGCTACACAACGTTTCTTAAACTTACAAACAGACGAACTTTACTATTAA
- the mce gene encoding methylmalonyl-CoA epimerase, whose product MEKIEHIGIAVKDLEKSNQLFASLFGKAHYKTEEVASEGVKTSFFQSGPNKIELLEATNPESPIAKFIEKKGEGIHHIAFAVNDIESEIKRLQKEGFIVLNETPKKGADNKLVVFLHPKSTNGVLIELCQEID is encoded by the coding sequence ATGGAAAAAATTGAACACATTGGTATTGCAGTAAAAGATTTAGAAAAATCGAACCAACTATTTGCTTCACTTTTTGGAAAAGCACATTATAAAACTGAAGAAGTTGCTTCTGAAGGAGTAAAAACCTCTTTTTTTCAATCAGGTCCAAATAAGATAGAATTGTTAGAAGCTACAAACCCAGAGAGCCCAATTGCAAAGTTTATAGAGAAAAAAGGAGAAGGAATTCATCACATAGCATTTGCTGTTAATGACATCGAATCAGAAATAAAAAGACTTCAAAAAGAAGGTTTTATTGTTTTAAATGAAACGCCAAAGAAAGGTGCAGACAACAAATTAGTAGTGTTTTTACATCCAAAATCAACAAATGGTGTTCTTATAGAGTTATGTCAAGAAATAGATTAG
- a CDS encoding DUF5689 domain-containing protein — MKTNKISTLLFFVIISISFITCVEDGDFTVPESLGIEENEDIAKILDSISTGDLQMKTIQQVKELYIIGNDPLEITSNIVVKGYVISSDKSGNFYKEFYMQDAPENPVSGIKVALNLSNSYNKFNIGREIYIRLKGLYIGETNSGNGIITIGGKIKSTDITEIENITVNQIPNHIYRSETTKEIIPKIIDFAGINETDIGTFITLENVFFEANLSGKSYVDPKEDFDTQRKIQTCLGLGYDELLVETSSFSRFSNETLPEKAGSINAIVSKDFGGNFIVLNINNTNDVVMTEERCSPLPIADFTTILLDENFDDESGDIDVLNWINYREEGTKSWRSYTDSYAQSKAARVGSKNSGDVSTISWLITEGVDLDTTTQEFLSFETSNSFSNGSELQVLISTDFNGNENSINLATWFVLPAKIVSDGENFKNWIHSTYIDLSNYSGTAYIAFKYSGNGNVNFDGTYELDNVVINAK; from the coding sequence ATGAAAACGAATAAAATAAGCACTTTACTATTTTTTGTAATAATTAGTATTTCTTTTATCACCTGTGTAGAAGATGGAGATTTTACAGTTCCAGAAAGTTTAGGAATTGAAGAAAATGAAGATATCGCTAAAATTTTAGATAGTATTAGTACTGGGGATCTTCAAATGAAAACAATACAACAAGTAAAAGAATTGTATATAATTGGCAATGATCCGTTAGAAATTACATCGAACATCGTTGTAAAAGGATATGTTATCTCTTCGGATAAATCCGGGAATTTCTACAAGGAATTTTATATGCAAGATGCTCCGGAAAACCCAGTTTCAGGGATAAAAGTTGCTTTAAACTTGAGTAATAGTTACAATAAGTTTAATATTGGGAGAGAGATTTATATTCGTCTAAAGGGATTGTATATTGGTGAAACTAATTCTGGAAATGGAATAATTACAATTGGTGGAAAAATAAAATCGACAGATATTACTGAAATTGAAAACATAACTGTAAATCAAATTCCAAATCATATTTATAGATCAGAAACTACAAAAGAGATTATTCCTAAAATAATAGATTTTGCAGGAATAAATGAAACAGATATTGGAACGTTTATCACATTAGAAAATGTATTTTTTGAAGCAAATTTATCAGGGAAATCTTATGTAGATCCAAAAGAAGATTTTGATACTCAACGTAAAATTCAAACTTGTTTGGGCTTAGGTTATGATGAGTTGTTAGTAGAAACGAGTTCTTTTTCACGTTTTTCAAATGAAACTTTACCAGAAAAAGCAGGAAGCATCAATGCGATAGTTTCTAAAGATTTTGGAGGTAATTTTATTGTGTTAAATATAAACAATACTAATGATGTTGTTATGACTGAAGAAAGATGCTCTCCTTTACCTATAGCAGATTTTACAACAATTTTATTGGATGAGAATTTTGATGATGAATCTGGAGATATTGATGTTTTAAATTGGATTAATTATCGTGAAGAAGGTACAAAATCGTGGAGATCCTATACAGATTCTTATGCGCAAAGTAAAGCAGCAAGAGTTGGTTCTAAAAATTCTGGAGATGTAAGTACAATTTCGTGGTTAATTACAGAAGGTGTTGATTTAGACACAACAACACAAGAGTTTTTGTCTTTTGAAACTTCCAATAGTTTTTCAAACGGAAGTGAGTTACAAGTATTAATTTCTACTGATTTTAATGGTAATGAAAATAGTATAAATTTGGCAACTTGGTTTGTTTTACCTGCAAAAATTGTTTCTGATGGAGAGAATTTTAAAAATTGGATACATTCTACATATATTGATTTATCAAATTATTCAGGTACAGCTTATATCGCTTTTAAATATTCAGGAAATGGAAATGTGAATTTTGATGGAACTTATGAATTGGATAATGTTGTTATAAATGCGAAGTAA